In Lagopus muta isolate bLagMut1 chromosome 6, bLagMut1 primary, whole genome shotgun sequence, one DNA window encodes the following:
- the TNNI2 gene encoding troponin I, fast skeletal muscle, with the protein MHHNLPCSHFSLLQKKRRAATARRQHLKSAMLQLAVTEIEKEAAAKEVEKQNYLAEHCPPLSLPGSMQELQELCKKLHAKIDSVDEERYDTEVRLQKTNKELEDLNQKLFDLRGKFKRPPLRRVRMSADAMLRALLGSKHKVNMDLRANLKQVKKEDTEKEKDLRDVGDWRKNIEEKSGMEGRKKMFEAGES; encoded by the exons aTGCATCATAACTTACCTTGTTCTCatttttccctgctgcagaaaaagaggAGGGCAGCCACTGCCCGGCGGCAGCACCTGAAG agTGCTATGCTCCAGCTTGCTGtcactgaaatagaaaaggaagcagctgctaaagaagtggaaaaacaaaactacctGGCGGAGCATTGCCCTCCTCTGTCCCTCCCAGGATCCATGCAGGAACTTCAG GAACTATGCAAAAAGCTTCATGCCAAGATAGATTCAGTGGATGAGGAAAGGTAtgacacagaggtgaggctACAGAAGACTAACAAGGAG CTGGAGGACCTGAACCAGAAGCTGTTTGACCTGAGGGGCAAGTTCAAGAGGCCACCCCTGCGCCGGGTGCGCATGTCTGCTGATGCCATGCTGCGTGCCCTGCTGGGATCCAAGCACAAGGTCAACATGGACCTCCGGGCCAACCTGAAGCAAGTCAAGAAGGAGGACACGGAGAAG GAGAAGGACCTTCGTGATGTGGGTGACTGGAGGAAGAACATTGAGGAGAAATCCGGCATGGAGGGCAGGAAGAAGATGTTTGAGGCTGGCGAGTCCTAA